One genomic window of Channa argus isolate prfri chromosome 5, Channa argus male v1.0, whole genome shotgun sequence includes the following:
- the rab22a gene encoding ras-related protein Rab-22A, with amino-acid sequence MALRELKVCLLGDTGVGKSSIVWRFVEDSFDPNINPTIGASFMTKTVQYQNELHKFLIWDTAGQERFRALAPMYYRGSAAAIIVYDITKEESFQTLKNWVKELRQHGPPNIVVAIAGNKCDLSDAREVQEKDAKDYADSIHAIFVETSAKNAININEVFIEISKRIPVADAAGGTSGKGFKLGRQASESRRTCC; translated from the exons ATGGCGCTGAGAGAATTAAAAGTTTGTCTTCTGGGG GATACTGGTGTTGGGAAGTCAAGCATTGTTTGGAGATTTGTGGAGGACAGCTTTGACCCGAACATCAACCCAACAATTGG GGCATCTTTCATGACCAAGACAGTGCAATACCAAAATGAACTACACAAGTTTCTGATCTGGGACACTGCAGGACAGGAGCGG TTTCGTGCTCTGGCACCAATGTACTACAGAGGTTCGGCAGCAGCCATCATTGTTTATGACATCACAAAAGAG GAATCATTCCAAACATTAAAGAACTGGGTGAAGGAGCTGCGCCAGCATGGTCCGCCTAATATAGTGGTCGCCATCGCTGGCAACAAATGTGACTTGTCAGATGCCAG GGAAGTGCAAGAGAAGGATGCTAAGGACTATGCTGACTCCATCCATGCCATATTTGTGGAAACCAGTGCCAAGAATGCTATTAACATCAACGAGGTGTTTATAGAGATAA GTAAACGCATCCCTGTTGCAGACGCAGCAGGAGGAACTTCAGGAAAAGGTTTCAAACTGGGACGCCAGGCCTCCGAGTCCCGCAGGACGTGCTGCTGA